The genomic region GCCGGTGCTCCGCAAGAGCGGTGACGCCATCGTGGTGAATGTGTCCTCCGGCATCGCCCTGGTCGGTGCGCCGTTCTACGCGACCTATGCGGCGGTCAAGGCGGGACTTGCCCATTTCGGCGAAGCGCTGCGGCGCGAGTTGAAAGGGGAGGGCATCCATGTCCTGACCGTCTATCCTGGCGGCACGGATACACCCATGATGAAGTCGAACCGCGCCAGGCCCGAACTTGGCTTCTCGCGTGAGCCAGCCTCCGCTGTTGCCGACGCCATCGCGGGAGGCATCGAAACCAGGGCGTTCGAGGTGATCCGGGGCGGCGAGACCCGTGCTCAGATGATCGCGCTCAATCGCGAGAACCCGGCTGCGGTCGACGAGCGCTTGTTCGGACTGAAGCCGGCGCTAGAGGAAGCGGTGAAGGATCATTCGGCGCTTTGAGCACGAGACGGGGAAGATTAAGGTCGCCTCGGTATCGGTGGACGATCGGGAAAAGTCGGAGGCACTCGTCGAAAGGTACAAGCCCGGTTTCCACGTCGCCAACGGCCGCGATGCACGAGCGGGTTCCGAAGCCACCG from Sinorhizobium mexicanum harbors:
- a CDS encoding SDR family NAD(P)-dependent oxidoreductase — its product is MNIAGKRILITGGSSGIGLALARVLLVKGAKVAISGRRPEVVAEAVRSLQTGSAEIHGIAADVATAKGRAATLEQALAALGGLDILVNNAGGVRAGRLENTDEADLQAMIDVDLTAPILLTRAALPVLRKSGDAIVVNVSSGIALVGAPFYATYAAVKAGLAHFGEALRRELKGEGIHVLTVYPGGTDTPMMKSNRARPELGFSREPASAVADAIAGGIETRAFEVIRGGETRAQMIALNRENPAAVDERLFGLKPALEEAVKDHSAL